The following coding sequences lie in one Silene latifolia isolate original U9 population chromosome 5, ASM4854445v1, whole genome shotgun sequence genomic window:
- the LOC141655137 gene encoding uncharacterized protein LOC141655137: MTSCKIQSQFPWWIGEQTKLQVLNLSDNNMSGGLPQCFSSNQLININISHNQITGKVPYFSSSQLEYIDLSFNLLSGSLVHHDPSAKNDTAGTPICQLYGLRRLDLQKNNISGGISDCWAGLESLTYINLSSNNLSGIIPLSMGLLSELSFLKLSENSLQGPIPPTLSANSSLQVLDLGDNQLVGNIPSNWEGSGLQLLRLRGNKLVGSIPPKLCSMYMLQFIDLSYNNLTGGIPHCLGHLPQMGNHVPVPSFYRYPDYEEQNTMVVLKGAELTYTKNLWDVVNIDLSCNALTGSIPEEITNLSALVGLNLSHNHLTGNIPNKIGEMTSLESLDLSNNNLSGTIPPDISALTSLIRLNLSYDKLQGEIPTGNQLQVIEDPSMTYIGNPGLCGDPLPNKCRTNHTENQSIQGPEKPHKELKKEVWEKPVLYLVIMSGFATGFWGVVGSLLLKRRFRFAFFRVVVNVADYF; this comes from the coding sequence ATGACATCCTGTAAAATCCAATCTCAGTTCCCGTGGTGGATTGGTGAGCAAACGAAGCTCCAGGTGTTAAATCTTTCGGATAATAATATGTCCGGAGGGCTTCCTCAATGTTTCTCAAGCAATCAATTGATTAATATAAATATTTCTCACAACCAAATTACGGGTAAAGTCCCATATTTCTCTTCCTCTCAGCTTGAATACATCGATCTCTCATTTAACTTGCTTTCAGGGTCACTTGTACATCACGATCCTTCTGCGAAGAATGATACGGCTGGAACTCCCATATGTCAACTTTATGGCTTGCGGCGCCTAGATCTTCAGAAGAATAACATTTCCGGAGGCATTTCTGACTGTTGGGCTGGTTTAGAATCTCTAACTTATATAAACTTATCATCCAACAATCTTTCAGGGATTATTCCCTTGTCTATGGGACTTCTTTCGGAATTATCATTTCTAAAGTTGAGTGAAAATTCTCTTCAAGGCCCGATTCCTCCAACACTGAGTGCTAATTCAAGCTTGCAAGTTCTGGATCTTGGTGACAATCAGCTAGTTGGGAATATACCAAGTAATTGGGAAGGAAGCGGTCTTCAGCTGCTCCGGCTACGAGGAAATAAACTTGTTGGTTCCATCCCACCAAAATTGTGCTCCATGTATATGCTCCAATTCATTGATCTTTCCTACAATAACTTGACAGGAGGCATACCTCATTGCTTGGGCCACTTACCTCAGATGGGGAACCATGTTCCTGTTCCCTCATTTTATCGTTATCCTGATTACGAAGAGCAGAACACAATGGTGGTTCTGAAAGGAGCAGAACTAACATACACGAAAAATCTCTGGGACGTTGTAAACATAGACCTTTCATGTAACGCCTTGACAGGCTCAATCCCAGAAGAGATCACAAATCTATCAGCACTTGTCGGTCTCAACTTGTCTCACAACCATCTGACCGGGAATATCCCAAACAAGATCGGTGAAATGACTTCATTAGAATCCCTTGATCTGTCAAACAATAATCTCTCTGGCACAATCCCGCCAGACATTTCAGCCTTAACTTCATTGATTCGTCTCAACTTGTCCTACGACAAATTACAAGGAGAAATCCCCACTGGAAATCAACTCCAAGTTATCGAAGATCCATCAATGACGTATATAGGCAACCCTGGACTTTGTGGCGACCCTTTGCCAAACAAGTGCAGGACCAACCACACTGAAAATCAGTCGATACAAGGACCAGAAAAGCCACACAAGGAACTGAAGAAAGAAGTTTGGGAAAAACCAGTGTTGTATTTGGTGATAATGTCGGGATTTGCAACTGGATTTTGGGGAGTGGTAGGGAGTTTGCTGCTCAAGAGGAGGTTCAGGTTCGCATTCTTTCGGGTCGTGGTAAATGTCGCGGATTACTTTTAA